The sequence CTCGCTCAGCCGCCCCTCCGGCAGCTGGTCCAGGCGCTGGTCGGCGTAGACGACCGAGCCCTCGTCGGGCCGGACGATCCCGGCGAGGCAGTGCAGCAGGGTCGACTTGCCGCCGCCGCTCGCACCGGTGACGGCGAGTATCTCTCCCGCGTGCAGCTCCACCGAGGCGCCGTGCAGCGCCTGGGTCCTGCCGTACGTCTTGGCGAGCCCGCGGGCCGTCAGGATCGGCGCGGTCCTGTCCGCGCCGCTCCTCGGCGTACTGCTCATGGGCGTACTGCTCATGTCGGGTCGACCTCCGCGGTCAGAGTGGTGAGCCGGGCCGCGGTGGTGGCCATCCAGCGCAGGTCGGCGTCGAGGTGGTTGAGGGCGTAGTCGGCCGAGAGGACCGTGGCGAGGTCGGCGCCCGGCGCGGTCTTGACGGCCGTGAGCTCCCTCATCCGGGTCATGTGCGCCGCGCGCTGGGCGATCAGATAGCGGGCCGGATCGGCACCCGGGGACGCCGGTTCGCCACCCGAGGACGCCGGATGGGCCGAGGGCGCCGGGTCGGCCGATGACGCCTGAGTGGCCGAGGGCGCCGGGCCGGCCGGGGACACCGGGCCGGATGCGGCGAGGATCGCGCAGACGACCTTCGCGAAGATCTCGTTCGTCACGAAGGGCGCGGGCGGGGTGATCTCGGCCGCCCAGCCGACGAGTTCCTTCGTTCCCTCCGCGGTGGACCGGTACAGCGTCCGCTCCGGGCCCCCGTCCGAGCCGGTTCCGTCGACCTCGGCGAGACCGTCGCGGACCAGGCGCTGCAACGTCGTGTAGACCTGGCCGTAAGCCAGCGGGCGGGCCTGCGGGAAGCGCTCGTCGTGGCGTCGCTTGAGGTCGTAGCCATGGCTCGGCCCTCCGGCGAGCAGCCCCAGCAGGATGTGGCGGGTGCTCATGGCTTCATTATGTACTCGATATATGTAGCGAGTGAATAGTGATCGCCGGAAACTTGGACCGCGAGGCGGAGGGGCGGCGCCGGTCGCAGAGTGTCGCCACGCGGGCGCTCTTGGTGATGTCGGTCATCCGGGACACAATGTGAGCCGGAGCACGATGTCCCGGCTGTCACGTCTGCGGGCCCGCCCGTTGGGTAGGGGCTGCCTGACCCGCCCGCACGACCATCAAGGAGGCCACCGTGGCCGCATCGGCTCAGCTTCTGCTCTCGGCCCTCTCCAAACGTCCGGCGGACGTGCCCGCCGACCCCGGATCCGACCCCCACCCGCTCTACTGCATCTTCAACGCCGGTGCCGAGGGCTCCTGCGCCGAGGCGCCGCTCACCAGTGAGCCGCCGCTGCCCGATGCCGCACCCCTCACCAGCGAACCTCCTCTCGCCGACGCCGCGCCCCTGACGAGCGAGCCGACCTCCCTCGGTGCCGCCGCCGGCCTGGACCCGTCGGGGGTCTGATGCCGCTCTCCCGGCTCGCCGCGCTGCATGGCGTCGCCACGTCCTACAGCCCGTCGCCGGGCCGCACGGTCGCGGCCTCGGACACGGCGGTCGTCGCCGTGCTCGCGGCGCTGGGTGTCGCCGCGGGGACTCCGGACGCCGTCCGCGGCTCCCTCGCCGCGCGCGAGGCGGAACTGCGGGAACGGCTGCTCCCACCGACGGTGGTGAGCTGGACCGGCGCCACGCCCGCACCGGCGCGCCGGGCCGCGCCGGGTCCTCCGCCCGCGCCGGACTCCGAGGCCGCCGGGACGGGTGACGGCACCCCGGCCACTTCGGCCACTTCGGCCATCCCGGCCGCCCCGGTCTCCGCGGCCGACGACGCCGGTCCCGGCGCCGCAGCCGGTGGTGGGGCCGCCGACGACGCCGGTTCGGGCCCCGCCACGCCCGCTGGGACCCACGGATCCCCCGGTGGCTCCTCGCTGGAAGCCGCCCTCGCCGCGCTGCCCGCAGGGACCCGGCTGAGCGTGCGGACCGAACAGGGCGAGACCCGCGCCTCCGTCGAGCGGCTGCCGCCCGGCGTGCACGAGCTGACGGCCACCGCCCCCGACGGCCGCACCGCGCGTTCCCACCTCGTCGTCGCCCCGGCGAAGCTGCCCGCACCCCCCGGACGTACGTACGGGCTGCTCGTGCAGGTCTACTCGCTGCTCTCCCGGCGCTCCTGGGGCATGGGCGACCTCGGCGACCTCACCGAACTGACGGCCTGGGCGGGACGGGCGCTCGGCGCCGGATTCGTCCAGGTCAATCCGATGCACGCGGCCGTGCCCGGCGCGCCCACCGACCCCTCCCCGTACCGGCCCTCCTCGCGCCGCTACCCCGACCCCGTGTACCTGCGCGTCGAGGACGTCCCCGAGTTCGCGTACGTCGACGAGGGCGACCGGACACGACTCCTCGCGCTCCTGGCGCGGGCCCGCAGACAACGCGAATCCGTGCTCGACAAGGGCGAGTTGATCGACCGCGACGCCGTGTGGGAACTGAAGCGCGAGGCCCTGGAACTGGTACGGGACGTACCGCTCGGGCCCGGCCGCCGGGCCGCCTACTGCGACTTCCTCGCCGCGGAGGGCGAGGCGCTTGAGGACCACGCCACCTGGTGCGCGCTCGCGGAGGTGTACGGCTCCGACTGGACGCGGTGGCCGCAGGGCCTGCGCGACCCCCGCTCGGCCGAAACCGCCCGCGCCCGCGCCGAGTTGATGGACCGCGTCGACTTCCACAGCCGGCTGGCCTGGCTGACGGACGCCCAGCTCGCCACCGCCCAGCGCAGCGCCCGCGACGCCGGTATGCCGGTCGGGCTCGTGCACGACCTCGCCGTGGGCGTCCACCCGGGCGGCGCCGACGCCTGGGCGCAGCAGGACCACTTCGCGGCCGGCATGTCGGTCGGCGCGCCCCCGGACGCGTTCAGCGTCCAGGGCCAGGACTGGGGGCTGCCGCCCTGGCGCCCGGACCGCCTCGCCGAGTCCGGCTACGCCCCGTACCGCAGGCTCCTGCGCGCCCTCTTCCAGTACGCGGGCGCGCTGCGGATCGACCACGTCATGGGGCTCTTCCGGCTCTGGTGGGTGCCGCAGGGCCGCCCGGCCACCGAGGGCACCTACGTCCGTTACGACGCCGAGGCCATGCTCGCGATCCTCGCCCTGGAGGCCTCCCGCGCCGGGGCCCTGGTGATCGGCGAGGACCTCGGCACCGTGGAACCGGGTGTGCGCGAGACCCTCCAGGAGCACGGCGTGCTCGGCACCTCCGTCCTCTGGTTCGAACGCGACTGGGACGGCACGGGGCTGCCGCTGCCCCCCGAGAGCTGGCGCACCGACTGCCTCGCCACCGCCACCACCCACGACCTGCCGCCCACCGCTTCCCGGCTCACCGGCGACCACGTCGAACTCCGCGACAGCCTGGGCCTGTTGACCCGGCCGGTGGAGGAGGAACGGGCCGAGGCGGCAGCCGACGTGGGGGAGTGGCTGGCGCTGCTCGCCCGGCTCGGACTGCTCGAAGGGGCGGCCGGCGGGGTCTCGGAGCAGTCGGAGGAGGCGGAGATCCAGGCCGTGCACCGCTTCCTGCTGCGCACCCCCGCCCGCCTCGTCGGCGTCTGGCTCCCGGACGCCGTCGGCGACCGCCGCCCGCAGAACCTGCCGGGCACGTGGGACCAGTACCCGAACTGGCGCCTGCCCGTCGCCGACGCCGAGGGGCACCCGGTCACCCTGGAGGAACTCGCCGCCTCGCCCCGGCTGCACGCCCTCATGGAAGTGCTGCGCGAAGGCCGGTCCGGCGGCCACGGGCCGTCCGCGTGAGGCACCGAAACCTGTACGGCACCCCGTACGGCACCCCCGGGCGCGCGGCCGCGACAGGAGTTCGCTACGTTTGCACCGTGGACAAGAAGAACGCCCTGCGCGCCGGCGCCCTGGCTGCCGGTACGACGCTGATGATGCTGCTGATGTCGGCCCCCGCGCTCGCGCTGACGCCCGACGACGGCGACGACCCCGGTCAGGGGCTGAGCGTCATCGAGACGCTGGGCCTCTATGTCGTGGCGCCGATCGGGCTGTTCGTGCTGATCGCCGGACTGGTCTGGGTGCTCGACGGTTCGTCGGACCGCGAGCCGAGGCGCAAGCCGGGAGGCAAGGGCCAGGGCAAGATGCAGGGCCCGGACCAGGTCCGCGCTTCCTGACCTCGGCCCCACCGAGATCCAGACTTCCCCCCGAGGGCACCGCCCTCGCACCCGCACGCGACTGAAGCCGCCCGGGAGCGAGAACGGTGCCCTCGGCGTGTTCCGGCCGATGTCCCTCGACTCGACGCCGATGAAGCGGCTGGGGACCGTACATCCGGCAGTCGGATGATCACTTCGTGCGACACTCCTGCTTCACGAAAACAGCGTGAAGGAGATCCGGTGGCGCGTGCGGTGGGGGGTGCGGCGGCTGCCGCGGTCCTGGTGATGGTGCTGGCAGGCTGTGACGCGGACGGTGCCGGTGCTTCCGGAGCGTCCGGCAGGTCGGTCGAGGCGACGGCGACGGGCGAGACCGTGAACCAGGGCACGGTTCGCAGCGACGTCGAGGCGGCTGTCGCCGCGGGCGGGCTGGGGCGGATGAAGTTCACCGGCCGGGAGCTCGTCGGACACTCGGCCGAGTGCAATGTGATCGGCGCCCTCCACACGGACGGTGCGCCGGACCTCGGACGCGTCCGTGATGCCGTGGCCGAGCTGAAGAAGCGGCGATGGAAGCAGACCGGGAAAGCCGGGGACGACAGCGGCGAGGGCTGGTTGTTCAAGAAGGGCAGCTGGCAGCTGGACCTGCTCGCAGGAGCGACGTCCGGCGACGAACCGAGCACCGACCCGATGTTGCCGCAGACGGGGACAGAGACAGAACCCTTCAGCGGTGTGACGGTGTACGCGATCAGGTACAAGTGCGCCCAGTCCGCCGCCCCCACACCGACTGACGGCAGCTGACCCGCGTCCCGCGTCAGGCGATGACGTGCTCCTCGTCCGTACACCGCTCGACGGGCGGGCAACTCGGCAGGACCGGCCGGACGGCCCGGGCATCCGCCCTATGGTTGCGTACAGACGTCGGTCGACCGCTGTGGGCTGTCAGTTGTCGGCCGGTGCCCCGACCGGGAACGCCGGCATCAGGAGGTCGCCATGAACGGCACTGTCCGGAACGTCATCGTCGTCGGCGCGGGGCCCACCGGGCTGCTGCTGGCCGGTGATCTCGCGGCCGCGGGTGTCCCCGTCACCCTCGTCGAGAGGCGTGCGCGCGGCATCAGCAACCTCTCCCGTGCCTTCGTCCTGCACGCCCGCACGCTGGAGCAACTCGACGCCCGGGGCCTCGCCGACGAGCTGGAGGCCAAGGGGCGGACCCTCGACAGGCTGCGGCTCTTCGGCCGGCTGACCGTCGACCTCACCACCCTTCCCTCCCGCTTCAGGCATCTGCTCGTGCTGCCGCAGTACGAGGTGGAGAGGGCGCTGGAGCGGCGGGCCGTGGAGGCGGGCGTGCGGTTCGTGTACGAGACCGAGGCGACGGGGCTCGTACAGGACGCGGACGAGGTGACCCTGAGGGTGCGTGGGGCCGGCGGGGAAGCCGAGGAGCTGCGGGCCGCGTACGTCGTCGGAACGGACGGGATGCGCAGTGCCGTGCGGGAGGCGGTGGGGCTGCCCTTCCCCGGGCGGTCGGTGATCCGGTCCGTCGTCCTCGCCGACGTCAGGCTCGCCGAGGAGCCCGAGACGCTGCTGACCGTGAACGCGGTCGGGGACGCGTTCGCGTTCCTCGCGCCGTTCGGGGACGGCTACCACCGGGTGATCGGCTGGCACCGGGGCCGGGACGTCGCCGACGGCGAACCCCTCGCCCTCGACGAGGTCAAGGAGATCACCCGGCTCGCGCTCGGCCGTGACTTCGGGATGTACGACGCCCGTTGGATGTCCCGCTTCCACAGCGACGAGCGGCAGGCTCCCGCCTACCGGGTGGACCGTGTGTTCCTCGCCGGGGACGCCGCCCACGTGCACACCCCGGCCGGCGGTCAGGGCATGAACACCGGTCTCCAGGACGCCGCCAACCTGGGCTGGAAACTGGCCGCGACGCTCAACGGGTACGGCAGGGAAGGGCTGTTGGACACCTACCAGTCCGAGCGGCACCCCGTCGGCAGGTCCGTGCTGCGCAGCAGCGGCGGGATCGTACGGCTCGCGATGGCCAAGCGGCCCTGGACGCTCGCGGGCCGCGCCCTGCTCACCACGTTCCTCGACCGTGCCCGCCCGGCCCGCACCCGGATGGTCGGCCAGGTCACCGGCATCGGCTACGCGTACCCGGCCCCGCGCGGCGCCCACCCCCTGGTCGGCAGGCGCGTACCGGACCTGGCCCTGCGTGACGGCCGCCTGTACGAGGCCCTGCGGGACGGCAGGTTCGTACTCGTCACCCCGGCCGGCCGGGCAGCCGGTCAGGACGTCGGTGGCGGCGCCCGCAAGGACCGCCTCGGCGTCGTCACCTGGGCGAGCGGCCGGCGTACGACCCTGCTGGTCCGGCCGGACGGATACGCGGCCTGGGCGGCCGAGTCGGCGACGGCCGAGGACATCGAGGCGGCGCTCGTCGAGGCCGTCGGACGGGACTGACCGCGCAGCTCCTCGCCGCATTACACCGTTCGCGGGACCGCTCGATAAGGAGAACTCGGCGGGGTTTACCGAGGTGATTGAATCTGTGACTTCCTTTCCAAGCGGAACCCCTACGGAACCCTGGCGAAACCCCGGGGCGAAGTCACGCGATAGGCAAGGAACTTGGCGCTTCGAAGCCTTGTTCTGGCTTTCCGGATGAGAGTATGGGGCGCAGGCGACCTGTGTGTGGTCGATGTGGGGGGCCATGATAAAGATTCTGATCGCCGAGGACATGGCGATGCTGCGCCGGGCACTGGCCGAACTTCTGTCGCTGGAAGCGGACTTCGAGGTGGTGGCCGAAGTCGACCGCGGCGACGAGATCGTTCCGAGGGCGCTGGCCCTGCAACCGGACGTGGCCGTGCTCGACATCGGCCTGCCCGGTATGGACGGCATCTCCGCCGCCGCCGCGCTGGGCACCGCCGTGCCCGACTGCCGGATCCTCATGCTCACCGGCCTCGGCAACCCCAGCACCCTGCGGCGGGCCCTGGCCACCCGCGCCACGGGATTCCTGCGCAAGGACGCCGACCCCACACAACTCGTGGGCGCCATAAGGGCGGTGGCCGCTGGAAAACGGGCCGTCGACCCCCAGCTGGCCGTCGCGGCGCTCGAAGACGTGACACAGCCGCTGGCCCCCCGTGAGCTGGAGGTCCTCCGGCTGGCCGCCGCGGGCGAGGGCACCGCGGCCATCGCCCGCCGGCTGTTCCTCTCGCCGGGCACCGTGCGCAACTACCTGAGCAGCGCCGTGGTCAAGCTGAGCGCCCGCAACCGTATGGACGCGGTACGGATCGCGCGTGAGGGCGGCTGGATCTGACCCCCGCCGTTCAGGCCACGGTGGCCGAGTCGTGCATCTCGCTCTCCGGCGGGTGGGCGGCGGCGACGGCGGTGCGGAGGAAGGGTCGCTTGGCCTCGTGCGCCCCGGCCGGGAGCGGGACGACCGCCGTCAGCGAGAACCACTTGTCGTCCACGACCTTGATGCTGAGCCTGCCTTCGACCGCTTCGATGCGTTCGCGAAGGTTGGTGAGTCCGCTTCCCGGCCGCGTTCTGCGCACGGGGCCGGCCGGATGTTCCAGAATTCCGTCGTTGGTCACGATCAGCCCGACGGCCCCCGGCTCGCGGCTGAGCTGGACGACACAGGTCCCGACCCTGCTGTGCCGGAGCATGTTGGTGACGCCCTCGCGCAGCACCGTCGCCAGTGTGGTCTCTATATGGGGCGGCAGGGGCCCGGCGCTGCCACGGAAGACGGCCTTTATGCCCATGTCCTTGAGGGTGGCGAAGACGGTGTCGATCTCCGTGGTCAGTGACATGGCGCGGTAGGTCTGCGAGACGGCACGCACGTCGGCGAAGGCCCGCTGGGTGGTGTCCAGGATCTCCGTCAACTCCTGGTGGACCCGGGCGTGTTTGGAGGGCGGCAGCCGCCGCGCCAGTTCGCACTTGAAGGCGATGGTGGTCAGGCTGATGCCCAGCAGGTCGTGCAGATCGCGGGAGAACCGCAGCCGCTCCGCCTCCAGGGCCATCCTGGTGAGTTCGCTGCGGGAACGGTGGGCCTCCTGGACCAGCCCGGTCAGCTCGGAGAGCCCGTACACCACCAGGCCGGTCAGCGCGGTCGCGACGGTCCCGTACCAGAGCGAACCGCGGCCCATCCCGGTCTCGAGGACCAGCAGGCTGGCCGATGCCACGGCCGCCGCGAACGCGGGCCACTTCCAGCGGGCGGGAAGCACGAGGAGGGCGGAACCGGCGAGGAAGCCCGGGGCGGCGAGCCAGGCCTCGGCGTAGACGAGAAACGGAAGATACGTGAGGAGTGTCTGGAACCCGAGGGTCCAGTACTGCCGGCGGGCCAGTCGGGGCGAGAAGTGGGGAAAGGAATGCGCCAGTTGGAGCACGTAGACCATGAGCAGGGTGGCGATGCCCGTACCGAGCCTGAGCGGTGAGGGACGACCCTCCACCAGATAGCTCACGCCGACACCGAAGAAGGCCACAAGCACTGCGAAGGTGATGGCGATGGAGGTGCCGCGGGCGAGGTGCCTGCTTCTCGCGTCCTCCTGTTCGACGCGCGCACCATCATGCAGGGCAGAACCTTGCATCTCTTCCCCCCGGACGAACCGAACGAATTAATGAGTCAGGTTGTGCCGTGCCCCACCCTCTCACGGCAAACCGGGAGGTTGAGAACTCGCAATCGATTCTAATCGATCCGAACCGCTCAGAAGTGGAACTTGGTGGGGTGCCGGGCGGCCCCAATCTCCCTACAGGAGTAGACCGTTACTTTCGCGAAAAGGTTTGCTCCGGCGCACAAAACAACTGGAGGACTCTATTCCGTAAAGGCGAATACTTCCTTCCGTCACAGACGCGTCCGTCACAGATGCAGCGGGAGCGGATTGAGATCGTCGAAGTCCGTCGGACGGGACAGCCGGCCGAGCGCGACCGGTACGTCGAACAGCCGGCCCGGGCCGAATCCCGCCCAGTGCGGGCGCAGTCCGGGAATCAGCACCTTGGCGACGGGCAGCTCCACATCGGGGCGGGTCTGGTCGAGGACGAGTACGTCGAGGCCGTGCCGGCGCAACAACTCGACCAGCGCCCCGGCCTGGGCCGCGGCGTCGGCGGGCGGGCGCAGCGCGGCGGGCGGCCGGGCGGACCGGCGGGCGGCGGGCAGCAGATAGGGCTGGTTGGCCGTGGTGGCGTGCCGGAACCACTCCAGGGCCTCCCGGTCGTCACCGGTGTAGGCGGTTCCCTCGCAGACCGACCCGGCCGTCGACCCGGCTGCCGACTTGGCTGCCGACCCGGCTGCCGATGTGGTCGCCGGCGCGGCAGGGTCGCCCGTCAACGGCGGGAGCATCTGGTTGAGTTCGGTCAGAGCCCGGCGCAGCGCGACCCGCGCGTCGAAGTGGGCGCCGAAGCCCAGCACGATGTCCTCGGTCGGCTTGCCGATCCGTGCCGAGACGGCGGCGACCACGGGGATCCCGAGGTCGGACGTGAGGTCCAGGGCCCACACCGACCGCCCCATGTCCCTGAGGGAGGTCCGGGTGCGGGCGATCCACGGATCCCGCCGGTCCAGGACCACACCGGGCTGCCGCGTGCGGTTGTACCACCACAGGGCGACCGCGTCCCGCTCCACCAGTTCCAGACAGCCGTGCACGACGGCGTCCTCCAGGCTGGTGCCGGCGGCGGCGCCGTTGGAGGTGGCCCGGCAGTAACCGGTGTCCGCGTCCGGGGCGTTGTAGTAGAGCAGGCTCGTGGGTGCCAGCCGCTGTCGCCGCTCGGTCAGCGACCACACGGGCGTCCAGTCGAGCGGGGCGTCCTCGTCGAAGGGCTCCGTCACCTGGTGGAAGGGGCCGTGCGTGCGGTTCCAGGCCTCCCGGTCCTCGAACTGCCGACGGTCGAAGAGCTGGACGGTGTCCGGGTGGACGGCCCGCGGCGCCAGCTCGCGGTAACTGCCCCGCAGGCGCGGCTCGTCGCCCTGGTGGTAGCCGCTGAACCGCTCCAGCGCCTCGGCCAGGGCGCTCACCCTCGCGTGGGTCTCGGTGACGCCCTTGCCCGACCCCGGGCTGCGCAGCGGTGTGTGCAGCGGAGGCGGCGGCTTCGCGGGGTCCCAGGGCGGCTGGGCGCCCGCGTGGAAGCAGTTGAGGAACTCCGGTCCGCGCGGATCCCGGCGGATCTCGCCGACCAGACCGGTGACGGGGTCCACGAGATGGCCGTACCGGGCGAGCACCTCGTCGGGGCCGACCGTCCGGTGGCCCCCGCCGCCGGTGTCGCGCACCGGCTGCGGGGACAGCACGACCGGGGCCGAGACCCGGTCGCGTACGAGCAGGGGGTCGCCGCAGCGGGCGCACTGCGGGCGGCGCCGCACGGGATGGCGGCTGCTCTCAAGGGTGCGGGTGTCCAGCCGCCACAGGGTGGCCTGCTGCGGATCACGGTGCCCGGCCAGCCACTTGGCGGCCTCCAGCAGGGCCAGGTGCAGGGCCGCCGCCCGGCCCGTCGGCAGATACGACGGCCGGTGCTCGGCGGGCCCGCCCCGCCCGAGCCGGTGCTGGACGTACGCCTCGCCGCGCCGCCGCAGCCGCAGCCGGTCCGCGAGGCAGCTCCAGCAGGGACCGTCGCCCGGCGAGAAGAACGGGCCGACCCACAGGTGGGTGCCGCTCGCCCGCACGGGCAGCCAACTGCGGCCCGCGGCACGGTGTTCAGCGTCGAGGGCGCTCAGCCGCGGATCGAGGTAGTCGTGGCACAGCGCCAGGGTCAGATCGGCGGGCCCGCCCGTGGCGGCGGGACGCAGCCCCGCCGCCGACACGGCCTCGCGCAGCGTGCCCGCGGTGTCCTCGGTGAGGTCGACCGGGGCCAGCAGCGCGCCCCGTTCGCCGTCGGGCCGGGCCGCCAGGCCGGTGAGGGCCCAGTAGGCGCGCTCGGGCCCGGCGTGTCCGTCCGGCGGATAGGCGGCCAGCAGCCCCGCGTCCAGCAGCCTGGCCACGAGCCGTTCGGTGCGCTCGGCGGACAGCAGGGGCGCCGCGTCGGCGACGATCCGGGACAGGTCGCGGCTGCCGTCCAGCAGCGGGGCCAGCAGTGCGACCTGCTCGCCGCCGAGCGTGGTCACCCGGTCCTCCGTCATCAGGAACACGGGTTCCCCGGGCGCCGATTCGACCCGCAGATGCGGTGCGAACCCGAGCCCGGGGAGCCCGTCGTCCGGGGCTGGACGGTTCATCGGGTGTGACGGCCCCCGTCCGTGACGGAGACGGGGAAGGGGCCGGGCTTCCAGCAGATACAGATACGACTGTCGGTGAACTCACCGGATTCGGCGCCGAATTCGGTGATCACGAGATCGTCGGCGCCCCTCGCGTTCGCCGCGTCGCCGTCGAGCAGAGGCGTGATCCGTGACATGTGTGCTCCTTGTAGCTGTCGACTTGGGTGGGCGCGCCCGGCCCCGGCCGGGGCCCCGCGCGTTGCAGCCATCCTTTCGGTCGTCACTGGCCGATACCAGTGCGTCACACACAGGGCCCATATGAGAAATACACATCTTGCGCATAGGTTCCTCATATGCCTGGTCGGGCCCCTGGCACTGGTTGATACCGGAAGTAGCCAGCAAGACTCCCT is a genomic window of Streptomyces sp. NBC_00414 containing:
- a CDS encoding PadR family transcriptional regulator — its product is MSTRHILLGLLAGGPSHGYDLKRRHDERFPQARPLAYGQVYTTLQRLVRDGLAEVDGTGSDGGPERTLYRSTAEGTKELVGWAAEITPPAPFVTNEIFAKVVCAILAASGPVSPAGPAPSATQASSADPAPSAHPASSGGEPASPGADPARYLIAQRAAHMTRMRELTAVKTAPGADLATVLSADYALNHLDADLRWMATTAARLTTLTAEVDPT
- the malQ gene encoding 4-alpha-glucanotransferase — its product is MPLSRLAALHGVATSYSPSPGRTVAASDTAVVAVLAALGVAAGTPDAVRGSLAAREAELRERLLPPTVVSWTGATPAPARRAAPGPPPAPDSEAAGTGDGTPATSATSAIPAAPVSAADDAGPGAAAGGGAADDAGSGPATPAGTHGSPGGSSLEAALAALPAGTRLSVRTEQGETRASVERLPPGVHELTATAPDGRTARSHLVVAPAKLPAPPGRTYGLLVQVYSLLSRRSWGMGDLGDLTELTAWAGRALGAGFVQVNPMHAAVPGAPTDPSPYRPSSRRYPDPVYLRVEDVPEFAYVDEGDRTRLLALLARARRQRESVLDKGELIDRDAVWELKREALELVRDVPLGPGRRAAYCDFLAAEGEALEDHATWCALAEVYGSDWTRWPQGLRDPRSAETARARAELMDRVDFHSRLAWLTDAQLATAQRSARDAGMPVGLVHDLAVGVHPGGADAWAQQDHFAAGMSVGAPPDAFSVQGQDWGLPPWRPDRLAESGYAPYRRLLRALFQYAGALRIDHVMGLFRLWWVPQGRPATEGTYVRYDAEAMLAILALEASRAGALVIGEDLGTVEPGVRETLQEHGVLGTSVLWFERDWDGTGLPLPPESWRTDCLATATTHDLPPTASRLTGDHVELRDSLGLLTRPVEEERAEAAADVGEWLALLARLGLLEGAAGGVSEQSEEAEIQAVHRFLLRTPARLVGVWLPDAVGDRRPQNLPGTWDQYPNWRLPVADAEGHPVTLEELAASPRLHALMEVLREGRSGGHGPSA
- a CDS encoding FAD-dependent monooxygenase, yielding MNGTVRNVIVVGAGPTGLLLAGDLAAAGVPVTLVERRARGISNLSRAFVLHARTLEQLDARGLADELEAKGRTLDRLRLFGRLTVDLTTLPSRFRHLLVLPQYEVERALERRAVEAGVRFVYETEATGLVQDADEVTLRVRGAGGEAEELRAAYVVGTDGMRSAVREAVGLPFPGRSVIRSVVLADVRLAEEPETLLTVNAVGDAFAFLAPFGDGYHRVIGWHRGRDVADGEPLALDEVKEITRLALGRDFGMYDARWMSRFHSDERQAPAYRVDRVFLAGDAAHVHTPAGGQGMNTGLQDAANLGWKLAATLNGYGREGLLDTYQSERHPVGRSVLRSSGGIVRLAMAKRPWTLAGRALLTTFLDRARPARTRMVGQVTGIGYAYPAPRGAHPLVGRRVPDLALRDGRLYEALRDGRFVLVTPAGRAAGQDVGGGARKDRLGVVTWASGRRTTLLVRPDGYAAWAAESATAEDIEAALVEAVGRD
- a CDS encoding response regulator transcription factor translates to MIKILIAEDMAMLRRALAELLSLEADFEVVAEVDRGDEIVPRALALQPDVAVLDIGLPGMDGISAAAALGTAVPDCRILMLTGLGNPSTLRRALATRATGFLRKDADPTQLVGAIRAVAAGKRAVDPQLAVAALEDVTQPLAPRELEVLRLAAAGEGTAAIARRLFLSPGTVRNYLSSAVVKLSARNRMDAVRIAREGGWI
- a CDS encoding sensor histidine kinase, yielding MQGSALHDGARVEQEDARSRHLARGTSIAITFAVLVAFFGVGVSYLVEGRPSPLRLGTGIATLLMVYVLQLAHSFPHFSPRLARRQYWTLGFQTLLTYLPFLVYAEAWLAAPGFLAGSALLVLPARWKWPAFAAAVASASLLVLETGMGRGSLWYGTVATALTGLVVYGLSELTGLVQEAHRSRSELTRMALEAERLRFSRDLHDLLGISLTTIAFKCELARRLPPSKHARVHQELTEILDTTQRAFADVRAVSQTYRAMSLTTEIDTVFATLKDMGIKAVFRGSAGPLPPHIETTLATVLREGVTNMLRHSRVGTCVVQLSREPGAVGLIVTNDGILEHPAGPVRRTRPGSGLTNLRERIEAVEGRLSIKVVDDKWFSLTAVVPLPAGAHEAKRPFLRTAVAAAHPPESEMHDSATVA
- a CDS encoding TOMM precursor leader peptide-binding protein codes for the protein MNRPAPDDGLPGLGFAPHLRVESAPGEPVFLMTEDRVTTLGGEQVALLAPLLDGSRDLSRIVADAAPLLSAERTERLVARLLDAGLLAAYPPDGHAGPERAYWALTGLAARPDGERGALLAPVDLTEDTAGTLREAVSAAGLRPAATGGPADLTLALCHDYLDPRLSALDAEHRAAGRSWLPVRASGTHLWVGPFFSPGDGPCWSCLADRLRLRRRGEAYVQHRLGRGGPAEHRPSYLPTGRAAALHLALLEAAKWLAGHRDPQQATLWRLDTRTLESSRHPVRRRPQCARCGDPLLVRDRVSAPVVLSPQPVRDTGGGGHRTVGPDEVLARYGHLVDPVTGLVGEIRRDPRGPEFLNCFHAGAQPPWDPAKPPPPLHTPLRSPGSGKGVTETHARVSALAEALERFSGYHQGDEPRLRGSYRELAPRAVHPDTVQLFDRRQFEDREAWNRTHGPFHQVTEPFDEDAPLDWTPVWSLTERRQRLAPTSLLYYNAPDADTGYCRATSNGAAAGTSLEDAVVHGCLELVERDAVALWWYNRTRQPGVVLDRRDPWIARTRTSLRDMGRSVWALDLTSDLGIPVVAAVSARIGKPTEDIVLGFGAHFDARVALRRALTELNQMLPPLTGDPAAPATTSAAGSAAKSAAGSTAGSVCEGTAYTGDDREALEWFRHATTANQPYLLPAARRSARPPAALRPPADAAAQAGALVELLRRHGLDVLVLDQTRPDVELPVAKVLIPGLRPHWAGFGPGRLFDVPVALGRLSRPTDFDDLNPLPLHL